Within Acidobacteriota bacterium, the genomic segment GGGCGACGAGGAAGAGATCGAGCCGGTGCGCGGTTCCCGGCCGCGCCGCCGTCGCCGCGGTCGAAGCGGGGGAGAGCATCGCGTGACCGATCCCCGCGATCGCAAACACCAGCCCCGCCTCCACAACGACGACGACTAGCGCCGGGAACGCCGAACTTCACCGTAGCGCAGGCTCTCCAATCCGTCGCCAGGACGCGGCGCTACGAAGACCGGCTAATCGACCACAACTCTGATCTCGCATGCCGCTCACGGTCCGTCCCCAGGCCGGGGAGGTTTAACGTTGACGGTCAAAGCGAAGATGACGTCGACGGGTTCACCGTCGAGCGTTCCCGGGCGGAACTTCCACTTCTTGACCGCTTCCACCGCGCTGTCCGTCGCAAACCCAAGAGGCTTCAACACCCGGACGTCTACGACTTTTCCGTTGCGGTCGATGACTGCTTCGAGGATTACGATGCCCGAAACGTTTGCCGCTCTGGCGACTTCCGATAGCACGGGCTCGACCCGCTCGAGGACGACGGGCGCCGTTACGTCACCGCCGACTCTGAGAGCCCTTTCCCGAATCTGGCCGGACTCCGAGAGGCGCTCCGGAACCTCGACCCCGGCTTCCTCCAAAACGGACCTCAAATCCGCGATCTGGGGGTGGCTCGAATCGATATTCTCTGCCATCTCGCGCAGGCCCGAAGCCGCGGTGAAAAACGGATCGAACGCCC encodes:
- a CDS encoding energy transducer TonB; translation: MAENIDSSHPQIADLRSVLEEAGVEVPERLSESGQIRERALRVGGDVTAPVVLERVEPVLSEVARAANVSGIVILEAVIDRNGKVVDVRVLKPLGFATDSAVEAVKKWKFRPGTLDGEPVDVIFALTVNVKPPRPGDGP